The following proteins are co-located in the Trichormus variabilis 0441 genome:
- a CDS encoding NifU family protein, whose product MELTIDNVETVLDEMRPYLISDGGNVELVELDGPIVKLRLQGACGSCPSSTMTLRMGIERRLREMIPEIAEVEQVI is encoded by the coding sequence ATGGAACTAACAATTGACAACGTGGAAACTGTTTTAGATGAAATGCGCCCTTATCTAATTTCTGATGGTGGTAACGTGGAACTTGTAGAACTCGATGGGCCTATTGTTAAATTACGTTTACAAGGTGCTTGCGGTTCTTGTCCTAGTTCTACCATGACTCTGAGAATGGGTATTGAGCGCCGTCTGCGGGAAATGATTCCTGAAATTGCCGAAGTTGAACAGGTAATTTAG